A genomic window from Candidatus Palauibacter australiensis includes:
- a CDS encoding M20 family metallopeptidase yields MTGSGANGRTPAQAVSGRMADLRDEFVDFISQLVLEESPSTDPEAQRGIRAILTETLTDLGLEVEHIPGRASGGHLLARSPAAANGPQLLVGHMDTVWPIGTLREMPVRVTDDRLSGPGAFDMKTGLAIGVFALRALRDLGLDAGVAPAFFINSDEEIGSPESEPLIRDLAHGASRAFVLEPALGPGGRLKTRRKGIGQYRVEVAGRSSHAGLAPEEGASAILELAHAIRRIDRLADSGTGTTMNVGVIEGGSRSNVVAAYASCEVDVRVWTAAEADRIREGMLGLEPTVPGTRIQVTEVARRGPLERTPRNVALWERALRVADEIGLELEEGSAGGGSDGNLTSQYTATLDGLGAVGDGAHARHEFVWIDRAVERVALLAGLIAAP; encoded by the coding sequence GTCCACCGACCCGGAGGCCCAGCGCGGCATCCGCGCGATCCTCACGGAGACCCTGACCGACCTCGGTCTGGAGGTGGAGCACATCCCGGGACGGGCGAGCGGAGGTCACCTGCTGGCGCGGAGCCCCGCAGCGGCGAACGGACCACAACTCCTCGTGGGACACATGGACACGGTGTGGCCCATCGGCACGCTGCGGGAAATGCCGGTGCGGGTGACCGACGACCGCCTCTCGGGTCCCGGCGCCTTCGACATGAAGACCGGGCTCGCGATCGGCGTGTTCGCGCTGCGGGCGCTGCGGGACCTCGGGCTGGACGCGGGCGTCGCACCCGCCTTCTTCATCAACTCGGACGAAGAGATTGGGAGCCCCGAATCCGAGCCGCTGATTCGCGATCTCGCGCACGGCGCGTCCCGGGCGTTCGTCCTCGAACCCGCGCTGGGCCCCGGCGGCCGGCTCAAGACGCGGCGCAAGGGGATCGGCCAGTACCGCGTCGAGGTCGCGGGACGGAGTTCGCACGCGGGACTCGCCCCGGAAGAGGGGGCGTCGGCGATCCTCGAACTCGCCCACGCGATCCGGCGGATCGACCGCCTGGCCGACTCCGGGACGGGGACGACGATGAACGTCGGAGTCATCGAGGGCGGCTCCCGCTCCAACGTCGTCGCGGCGTATGCGAGTTGCGAGGTGGACGTCCGCGTGTGGACGGCCGCCGAGGCCGACCGGATCCGCGAGGGGATGCTCGGACTGGAGCCCACCGTGCCGGGGACGCGGATCCAGGTCACGGAGGTCGCCAGGCGCGGGCCGCTGGAGCGCACGCCGCGCAACGTCGCCCTCTGGGAGCGGGCGCTCCGGGTGGCGGACGAGATCGGCCTGGAACTCGAGGAGGGATCGGCGGGTGGCGGCTCGGACGGTAACTTGACGAGCCAGTACACGGCGACGCTCGACGGACTGGGGGCGGTGGGCGACGGCGCCCACGCCCGGCACGAGTTCGTGTGGATCGACCGGGCCGTGGAGCGCGTCGCGTTGCTGGCGGGGCTGATCGCGGCGCCGTAG
- a CDS encoding MBL fold metallo-hydrolase — protein sequence MFFRQIFDDTLAQYAYLIGCQRTGDAILFDPQRDIDRYVDLAASEALRIVAVAETHIHADFLSGAREFAERFGTRLYLSDEGGPDWRYEWARDGGYDHVPLRDGARFETGDIDFRALHTPGHTPEHLSFLVTDRGAGADEPMGLLSGDFVFVGDLGRPDLLETAARVTGAMTPAARRLYGSVRSFLDLPDYLQVWPAHGAGSSCGKALGAVPETTVGYERRFSPAIAAALKGEDAFVSHILEGQPEPPMYFARMKRDNRDGAPLLGGLPRPGRVSPREAASRAGAGSGAREVVIDTRSDRSAFMARHLPGSVYVPLTRSFCTAAGSILQEGAAITLVADETDLEWAVRRLVRIGFDDVRAFVEPEALERYFDEGGEAAAIPEIDLEAASRLSTSGQGDVLDVRYAAEYAASHLPGAVNASYTRLPDYADRLPSNGSLLVHCLSGARAAVAASYLAREGRDVHYINDLFTAYAGSLETGGP from the coding sequence ATGTTCTTTCGACAGATTTTCGACGACACGCTCGCGCAGTACGCGTACCTCATCGGGTGCCAGCGTACCGGAGACGCGATCCTCTTCGATCCCCAGCGCGACATCGACCGCTACGTGGACCTCGCGGCGAGCGAGGCCCTGCGCATCGTTGCCGTGGCCGAGACCCACATTCACGCCGATTTCCTCTCCGGCGCGAGGGAGTTCGCCGAACGCTTCGGCACCCGGCTCTACCTGTCCGATGAGGGCGGCCCCGACTGGCGCTACGAGTGGGCCCGCGACGGAGGCTACGACCACGTGCCGCTCCGGGACGGCGCCCGCTTCGAAACCGGCGACATCGACTTCCGGGCACTGCATACGCCGGGGCACACGCCCGAGCACCTGTCGTTTCTGGTCACGGACCGCGGCGCGGGGGCCGACGAGCCGATGGGCCTCCTCTCCGGGGACTTCGTCTTCGTGGGCGACCTCGGCCGGCCCGACCTGCTCGAGACGGCGGCGCGGGTCACGGGAGCGATGACGCCCGCGGCGCGCCGGCTGTACGGCTCGGTGCGGAGCTTCCTCGACCTGCCCGACTACCTGCAGGTGTGGCCGGCCCACGGCGCGGGTTCCTCGTGCGGGAAGGCGCTCGGGGCCGTGCCGGAGACGACCGTGGGCTACGAGCGGCGCTTCAGCCCGGCGATCGCTGCGGCGCTGAAGGGAGAGGACGCGTTCGTCTCCCACATCCTCGAGGGACAGCCCGAGCCGCCGATGTACTTCGCCCGCATGAAGCGGGACAACCGGGACGGGGCCCCGTTGCTGGGCGGTCTTCCGCGGCCGGGCCGAGTCTCGCCGCGGGAAGCGGCGTCTCGCGCCGGGGCGGGTTCGGGCGCCCGGGAAGTCGTGATCGACACGCGGTCGGACCGGTCGGCGTTCATGGCCCGGCACCTCCCCGGGTCGGTCTATGTTCCCCTAACGAGATCCTTCTGCACGGCGGCGGGCTCGATCCTGCAGGAGGGCGCGGCGATCACGCTCGTCGCCGATGAAACGGATCTCGAGTGGGCGGTGCGGCGGCTGGTGCGGATCGGGTTCGACGACGTGAGGGCCTTCGTGGAGCCGGAAGCGCTCGAACGGTACTTTGACGAAGGCGGGGAGGCGGCCGCGATTCCGGAGATCGACCTCGAAGCGGCGAGCCGGCTGTCGACGAGCGGGCAGGGCGACGTGCTCGATGTGAGATACGCGGCGGAATACGCCGCGTCGCACCTGCCCGGGGCGGTCAACGCCTCCTACACGCGGCTGCCCGATTACGCGGACCGGCTGCCGTCGAACGGTTCGCTGCTCGTACATTGCCTGAGCGGGGCCCGGGCCGCGGTGGCCGCCAGCTACCTGGCCCGCGAGGGCCGCGACGTGCACTACATCAACGACCTGTTCACCGCATACGCGGGATCGCTCGAAACCGGAGGACCCTGA
- a CDS encoding choice-of-anchor B family protein has product MVTVMKIRSLAAALVVFALAGATAPAALAAQGFGTSVLVGGGEVLVGEPTSEREPGSVRVFRDGRWTEVQALYAPAAAVRDGFGAALASTGSHLFVGAPGAGAVHVFEREGAEWRHAAEISSPGLEAFGRSLAAGDTHLLVAAADGPGGMGVVVAYRRVNGGWEEGARLAADGAPAGFGASIALGGDLALVGAPLVDEGRGEAYLFGFEADAGWQRVARLGGDGGEAGRAFGSAVAFAGEEALVGAAGQDAGLGAIHRFARDAAGEWQLAGTVAPDNAAPTAFGAALAVDGDVVWVGAPLAAGRGLVYRVEPSDDGWTAEAGFDMPGREPVQVGRVVAAGNRLVIAGLPADDFGAGSAVLMDARSNGLVRLVSEQVGLSSISGGQIDCEEGLAEGFDCDRVDLLSFIPREELGAPRGIRLNDVWGWTDPATQREYALVGRMDGIAFVDVTDAFNPRYLGNFAKTPGSRSNTWRDMKVFRDHMFVVADGAGQHGMQVFDLTQLRDVAEPREWKPTALYEEVASVHNVAINEETGFAYLVGASGGGETCGGGSHIVDINDPLNPVFVGCFAHPNTGRRNTGNSHDTQCVIYHGPDEDYAGREICVNANETAISIADVTDKSNPVAVARAEYPNVAYAHQGWLTEDHAYFYSNDELDEVSGQVDATRTLVWDLRDLDDPLLVREYYSDTRVTDHNLYVRGDRLYMSNNRAGLRVLDISDPENPTEAGSFDTTPWGEDAAGFDGTWSVYPYFESGTILLSSRREGLFLVKARDERLVP; this is encoded by the coding sequence ATGGTCACAGTCATGAAGATCCGATCGCTCGCCGCCGCTCTCGTCGTGTTCGCCCTGGCCGGGGCGACGGCTCCCGCAGCGCTCGCCGCGCAGGGATTCGGCACTTCGGTGCTCGTGGGCGGGGGCGAAGTTCTGGTGGGGGAGCCCACCTCCGAGCGTGAGCCCGGAAGCGTGCGCGTCTTCCGAGACGGCCGCTGGACGGAGGTCCAGGCGCTGTATGCGCCGGCCGCGGCGGTGCGGGATGGCTTCGGGGCAGCGCTCGCGTCCACCGGCTCGCACCTGTTCGTGGGCGCGCCCGGGGCGGGCGCCGTCCACGTGTTCGAGCGCGAGGGCGCCGAATGGCGGCACGCCGCGGAAATCTCCTCGCCCGGCCTGGAGGCGTTCGGGCGCTCGCTGGCCGCCGGGGACACGCACCTCCTTGTGGCGGCCGCGGACGGCCCCGGCGGGATGGGCGTCGTCGTCGCCTACCGGCGCGTGAACGGGGGCTGGGAGGAGGGAGCACGCCTGGCGGCGGACGGCGCACCGGCGGGGTTCGGGGCCTCGATCGCGCTCGGTGGCGACCTCGCGCTCGTCGGCGCGCCGCTCGTCGATGAGGGTCGCGGCGAAGCGTACCTGTTCGGCTTCGAGGCGGACGCGGGCTGGCAGCGCGTCGCGCGACTCGGCGGCGATGGCGGCGAGGCGGGACGCGCCTTCGGGTCGGCGGTCGCGTTCGCCGGCGAGGAGGCGCTGGTCGGCGCGGCCGGTCAGGATGCCGGGCTCGGCGCCATCCACCGGTTCGCGAGGGACGCCGCCGGGGAGTGGCAGCTCGCAGGGACCGTGGCGCCCGACAACGCGGCCCCCACCGCGTTCGGCGCCGCGCTCGCCGTGGACGGCGATGTCGTGTGGGTCGGTGCGCCCCTCGCCGCCGGAAGGGGTCTCGTGTATCGGGTTGAACCCTCCGACGACGGCTGGACCGCTGAAGCCGGGTTCGACATGCCGGGCCGGGAACCGGTCCAGGTGGGACGCGTGGTGGCTGCGGGGAACCGCCTAGTGATCGCGGGTCTGCCCGCCGACGACTTCGGAGCCGGGTCCGCCGTGCTCATGGACGCCAGGTCCAACGGGTTGGTCCGGCTCGTGAGCGAGCAGGTCGGGCTCTCCTCTATCTCCGGCGGCCAGATCGACTGCGAGGAGGGGCTTGCCGAGGGCTTCGACTGCGACCGCGTGGATCTCCTCTCCTTCATCCCTCGGGAGGAACTCGGCGCCCCCCGCGGCATCCGCCTGAACGACGTGTGGGGGTGGACCGATCCGGCGACGCAACGCGAATACGCGCTCGTGGGCCGCATGGACGGCATCGCGTTCGTGGACGTGACGGACGCGTTCAACCCGCGGTATCTGGGCAACTTCGCCAAGACGCCGGGGAGCCGGTCGAACACGTGGCGCGACATGAAGGTGTTCAGGGACCACATGTTCGTCGTCGCCGACGGGGCGGGACAGCACGGGATGCAGGTCTTCGACCTCACCCAGTTGCGCGACGTCGCGGAGCCCCGGGAGTGGAAGCCCACGGCGCTGTATGAAGAGGTCGCCTCGGTCCACAACGTCGCGATCAACGAGGAGACGGGCTTCGCGTACCTGGTGGGCGCCTCCGGCGGAGGCGAGACGTGCGGCGGCGGTTCGCACATCGTCGACATCAACGACCCGCTCAATCCGGTGTTCGTCGGCTGTTTCGCCCACCCCAACACCGGGCGCCGCAACACCGGGAACTCGCACGACACGCAGTGCGTGATCTACCACGGCCCCGACGAGGACTACGCGGGCCGCGAGATCTGCGTGAACGCGAACGAGACGGCGATTTCGATCGCCGACGTGACGGACAAATCGAACCCGGTCGCCGTGGCGCGCGCCGAATACCCGAACGTGGCCTACGCGCACCAGGGCTGGCTCACGGAAGACCACGCGTACTTCTACTCCAACGACGAACTCGACGAGGTGAGCGGGCAGGTGGACGCGACGCGGACCCTCGTGTGGGATCTGCGGGACCTCGACGATCCGCTCCTCGTCCGGGAGTACTACAGCGACACGAGAGTCACGGACCACAACCTCTACGTGCGCGGCGACCGCCTCTACATGTCGAACAACCGCGCGGGCCTGCGCGTGCTCGACATCAGCGACCCCGAGAACCCGACGGAGGCGGGGAGCTTCGATACCACGCCCTGGGGCGAGGACGCGGCGGGCTTCGACGGCACATGGAGCGTCTATCCGTACTTCGAGAGCGGGACGATCCTCCTCTCGAGCCGGCGCGAGGGACTGTTCCTCGTGAAGGCGCGGGACGAGCGGCTTGTTCCCTGA
- the asnB gene encoding asparagine synthase B, translating to MCSVLGIFEIEPGAAGLRRRALDLSRRQRHRGPDWSGIYAGERAILAHERLSIVDVESGAQPLFGPDRTTVLAVNGEIYNHRALEQGAARGYPFRTRSDCEVILALYEGRPDDPAEWLNELSGIFAFALYDETRDRYLIARDPIGVMPLYTGRDAEGRFYVASEMKALIDTCPEIHDFPPGHMLDSGSGDGRPVPYYRPGWREYDAVAGGATDPARVRAALEEAVHRQLMSDVPYGVLLSGGLDSSIISALAMKFSRRRVETGDAEEAWWPRLHSFAIGLEGAPDVEAARAAADAIGTVHHEIVYTLQEGLDAISDVIRHLETFDVTTVRASTPMYLMARRIKAMGIKMVLSGEGADEVFGGYLYFHKAPDARAFHDETVRKLDQLHKYDCLRANKSMAAWGVEARVPFLDREFLDVAMALDPESKRPADGRMEKHILREAFEGLLPDEILWRQKEQFSDGVGYSWIDSLKEMAEGEIGDGQLARAAARFPTNTPLTKEAYLYRSIFASHFPGEPAVRCVPEGPSIACSTPAAIAWDPAFAGMADPSGRAVQGVHAHSY from the coding sequence ATGTGTTCCGTCCTCGGCATCTTCGAGATCGAGCCCGGCGCCGCGGGTCTCCGCCGCCGAGCGCTCGACCTCTCGCGGCGCCAGCGGCACCGCGGGCCGGACTGGAGCGGCATCTACGCGGGCGAGCGGGCCATCCTCGCCCACGAACGGCTCTCCATCGTCGACGTGGAGAGCGGGGCGCAGCCCCTGTTCGGCCCCGACCGCACGACGGTGCTCGCGGTCAACGGGGAGATCTACAACCACCGGGCTCTGGAGCAGGGCGCGGCGCGCGGCTATCCGTTCCGCACCCGCTCGGACTGTGAGGTCATCCTCGCCCTGTACGAAGGGCGGCCCGACGACCCCGCGGAGTGGCTGAACGAGCTGAGCGGGATCTTCGCGTTCGCGCTCTACGACGAGACGCGCGACCGCTACCTGATCGCACGCGATCCCATCGGCGTCATGCCGCTCTACACGGGACGGGACGCGGAGGGCCGCTTCTACGTGGCCTCCGAGATGAAGGCGCTCATCGACACCTGCCCCGAGATCCACGACTTCCCGCCGGGGCACATGCTCGACAGCGGCAGCGGCGATGGCCGGCCCGTGCCGTACTACCGGCCGGGGTGGCGCGAGTACGACGCGGTGGCGGGCGGAGCGACGGATCCGGCGCGCGTGCGCGCCGCGCTGGAGGAGGCGGTGCACCGGCAACTGATGTCGGACGTGCCGTACGGTGTGCTGCTGTCGGGCGGTCTCGACTCGTCGATCATCTCCGCGCTGGCCATGAAGTTCTCGCGCCGGCGGGTGGAGACGGGGGATGCCGAGGAGGCCTGGTGGCCGCGGCTGCATTCGTTCGCCATCGGGCTCGAAGGGGCGCCGGACGTGGAGGCGGCGCGCGCGGCGGCGGACGCGATCGGCACCGTGCACCACGAGATCGTCTACACGCTTCAGGAGGGGCTCGACGCGATCTCCGACGTCATCAGGCACCTGGAGACGTTCGACGTGACGACGGTGCGGGCGTCGACGCCGATGTACCTCATGGCCCGCCGCATCAAGGCGATGGGGATCAAGATGGTGCTCTCGGGCGAGGGCGCCGACGAGGTCTTCGGGGGCTACCTCTACTTCCACAAGGCCCCCGACGCGCGGGCCTTCCACGACGAGACCGTCCGCAAGCTGGACCAGCTCCACAAGTACGACTGCCTGCGCGCGAACAAATCGATGGCTGCGTGGGGCGTGGAGGCGCGCGTCCCCTTCCTCGACCGCGAGTTCCTCGACGTGGCCATGGCTCTCGACCCGGAGTCGAAGCGGCCGGCGGACGGCCGCATGGAGAAGCACATCCTGCGCGAGGCGTTCGAGGGACTCCTCCCGGACGAGATCCTGTGGCGCCAGAAGGAGCAGTTCTCCGACGGGGTGGGCTACTCCTGGATCGACAGCCTGAAGGAGATGGCCGAGGGCGAGATCGGCGACGGACAGCTCGCCAGGGCGGCGGCGCGGTTCCCCACCAACACGCCGCTCACGAAGGAAGCGTATCTCTACCGCTCGATCTTCGCGTCGCACTTCCCCGGCGAGCCGGCCGTCCGCTGCGTCCCGGAGGGTCCGAGCATCGCCTGCAGCACCCCCGCCGCGATCGCCTGGGACCCCGCCTTCGCCGGCATGGCCGACCCCTCCGGCCGAGCCGTCCAGGGCGTCCACGCCCACAGCTACTGA